One Polynucleobacter necessarius genomic window, TGGCAATTACAGAGTCAACCGTTCTCTCTACCATTTCCCATAAACTGTTATGCGCATCAAAATCACCATAAGAAAAACCATGGGATTGAAGATAGCCACTCACAAGACTGAAGTAATATGCCTCTTCTTTGGAAACCTGGAGCCAGTCCTCATAATATTACTCGGGCATATCTGGAAAGCGCCAAATCGCATCTAGAGCAAGGTTGATGGCATTAAATTCGATATGAGCAAGCGAGTGCAGTAACGAAGCTCGTGTCCATCTTTCTTCTTGGAACATCCAGAGGTGGCACCAGTATTGGCTTTTCTGGGCGCCCAGGGAGGCAATGATTTTGAGTAGCTAGAGCCTGAGTACGATTTACGCGAATGCTCCCTTGATGGTATGCGTCAAATAACTCAAAGACTTGGCTGACCTTAGCTGCAGGTTCAGTAAGCGCTAAAATCTCTAAGGCGGCTTCGCGTAGCTCGGTCATTAAAAAAGGTGCGGGGAATTATTCCCACTCAATCGTTGCTGGAGGTTTGCCGCTAATGTCGTAGACAACGCGATTAATGCCACGGACTTCATTGATGATGCGGTTCGATACTTTACCAAGTAACTCATGGGGTAAATGAGCCCAATGTGCAGTCATGAAATCCTGAGTTTGCACTGCTCTAAGTGCAATAACATACTCATAGGTTCTACCATCGCCCATGACGCCAACGGATTTCACTGGCAAGAATACAGCGAATGCCTGACTAGTCAGGTCATACCAAGACTTCTGACTTACCTCATCAATGGTGTTGCGCAACTCTTCAATAAAAATAGCATCGGCTCGATGTAGGAGATTTGCAAATTCAGCTTTCACCTCACCTAAAATGCGCACGCCCAGACCAGGACCTGGGAATGGGTGGCGATACACCATCTCGCGAGGCAAGCCTAATGCGACGCCAAGCTCACGTACCTCATCTTTGAATAATTCACGCAATGGCTCAAGCAACTTGAGATGCATATCTTCAGGCAGGCCACCAACATTATGATGACTCTTGATTGCGCGCGCGCCCTTCTTGCCTTTACCAGCAGACTCAATCACATCTGGATAAATCGTTCCCTGCGCTAACCACTTTGCATTTTTAATCTTGCCAGATTCAGCCTGAAAAATCTCAACAAACTCTTTACCAATAATCTTGCGCTTTGCTTCAGGATCGGCAACGCCAGCCAATTTACTCATGAAGACATCTTTAGCATCGACCCGAATCACCCTGACACCCAGATTACGCGCAAACATTTCCATCACCATATCGCCTTCATTCAAGCGAAGTAAGCCATGGTCAACAAATACACACGTTAACTGATCGCCAATCGCACGATGAATCAGGGCTGCAGCAACGCTAGAGTCCACACCACCGGATAAACCGAAGATGACTTCTTCATTACCAACTTGTTTACGAATATTCTCAACGGCTTCAGCAATGTAGTCGCCCATCACCCAATCCGGCTTGCATTGGCAAATCTCATGAACAAAACGCTCAAGAATTGTGGTGCCTTGAATCGTATGGGTTACTTCCGGATGAAATTGAAAAGCATAAAAACGGCGCTCCTCATCTGCCATACCCGCAATCGGACACGATTCTGTAGAAGCCATTAACTTGAATGAGGGTGGCATGGCCGTTACAGAATCTCCATGGCTCATCCACACTTTCAGAATGCCATGGCCCTCACTGGTCGAGAAGTCCTGAATCCTTTTAAGCAAATTCGTGTGGCCATGAGCACGCACTTCCGAGTAACCAAATTCGCGTGCCTGACCCAAGGATTCCGCTGAAGCAACAGCACCACCCAATTGGGTTGCCATCGTTTGCATACCATAGCAAATGCCCAATACGGGAACACCTAATTCAAATACAATTTGTGGGGCACGTGGACTACCCGCTTCTGTGACAGAACTGGGACCACCAGAGAGAATAATCCCTTTACCGCCTTGCTCTTGAATGAATTGACGGATGAATTCCGGATCACAGTCATAGGGATGTATTTCAGAATACACCCGCGCATCACGAACGCGTCTAGCAATTAATTGGGTTACCTGTGAACCAAAGTCGAGAATCAGTATTTTGTCGTGCACGAAACGGTCAATCTAAATTTCAGTATTTACTTTTGATGTAGCTCTTGTTGAAGTCTCAATCACGGTGATAGTTCGGAGCTTCTTTGGTGATCTTGACATCGTGCACATGTGACTCAAGTACACCTGCCGAAGTAATCTCCACAAAATTGGCCTTCTCATGAAGCTCTGCAATGGTTTTACAACCAAGATAACCCATGGATGAACGAATACCACCAGTCAATTGATGCAAGATGGCCAGCACACTCCCTTTGTAAGGTACCTGTCCTTCAATACCTTCTGGTACCAGTTTCTCAGCATTCGCAACAATGTCGCTCTGAAAATAACGGTCTGCAGATCCATCTGACATGGCGCCCAAGGAGCCCATGCCACGATAACTCTTATACGAACGGCCTTGATACAAGAAGACTTCACCAGGCGCTTCTTCGGTACCTGCAAACATGCCACCCATCATCACGGAACTTGCCCCTGCTGCTAATGCTTTAGCAACGTCGCCCGAATACCGAACGCCACCGTCAGCGATCAATGGAATGCCAGTGCCCTTTAATGCAGTAGCCACATTCACGATGGCAGTAATTTGCGGAACACCTACGCCCACAACAATTCGTGTTGTGCAAATAGAGCCCGGCCCAATGCCTACCTTGACGCCATCAGCGCCATGATCTGTCAATGCCTTCGCAGCATCCGCAGTAGCAATATTGCCTCCGATAACTTGTACTTGAGGGTGGTTTTTCTTTACCCATTTCACACGATCCAGTACGCCCTGGCTATGGCCGTGCGCGGTATCGACCACAATCACATCCACGCCCGCTCTTACTAAAAGTTCAATACGCTCATCATTGTCCGGGCCAACACCAACAGCAGCGCCAACGCGCAACTTGCCCTCGCCATCTCTACAAGCATTAGGGTGTTCAGTGGCCTTCAAAATATCTTTGACTGTAATCAAGCCACGTAATTCAAATTTGTCATTTACTACAAGAACGCGCTCAAGACGATGTTGACTCATCAAGCGCTTCGCCTCATCTAATGAGCACCCTTCTTTCACCGTGACCAAACGCTCACGAGGAATCATCTTTGCTTTGACTGGCGCATCAAGATTTTCTTCAAAACGCAAATCGCGGTTGGTAATAATTCCAACGACTTCTTTATCAACTAAAACCGGAAACCCTGAAAAGCCATGCTCACGAGAAAGCTGAATCACTTGACGCACAGTGACATCAGGGGCAATGGTGATGGGGTCACGCAAAACCCCAGATTCATAACGTTTGACCTTGGCCACTTCACGGGCTTGCTCGGCAGGCTTGAGATTTTTATGAATGATGCCGATACCGCCTTCACTAGCCATAGCAATGGCCAATCGACCTTCGGTGACCGTGTCCATGGCGGCAGATACCAATGGTGTATTGAGTGAAATATCCCGAGTTAATTTACTTGCCAAGCTGGCATCTCGAGGGAGTACCGAAGAATAGGCCGGTACGAGGAGCACATCGTCAAAAGTGAGTGCTTTTTGAATGAGTCGCATGCAAACCCCTAGTCGCAAAAATCGATTATAGCCTCCTAGCCCTCCTTTTGGCTGCGGCGGCCTGGAATTTGGCATCCTGGCTCTGATTAGCCTTTTTGCGACGGACGGCCTTGGGGTCAATCAGCAAAGGGGAATAGAGCTCTAGGCGGTCTCCAGCGTAAATGGGGCTATCCCAGTCCTTGCGCTTCCCAAAAACACCAAAGCATCCCTTACGCGACAGCACTGGATCATCCTTGCTCTTCGCAATCCCAGACTTGAGAAGAGCTAAACCCACCGTTGGAGATTCACCCCGTGTGATGTCGAGCGTGAATGGTGTCAAACTTGGAGTGCCATTCCTAGCATCACAAATCCAAATGTCGATCGCACTACTGGTCATATAACTTTTCTGCGCGTTTCACAAAACAATCCACAAACGTACCTGCAATGTGCCCAAACACTGGACCAATGATCTTATCCAAGATGACGCTCTTGAATTCCCAATGCAATTTAAATTCCACTTTGCAGACATCTTCGCGCAAGGGAATAAAATTCCATTGGCCAGAAAAATGTTTGAAGGGTCCATCCACAAAAACCATATCGATCGTTTCTGGACGATGGTTGATATTACGCGTATGAAAAAATTGATTAATACCCTTAAAGCTAATCTTGATTTTGGCATCCAAAACCGTTTCAGTTTGCTCGAAAATCTCCACACCACCACACCATGGCAAAAACTCTGAATAACGTGCTACATCCGTCACTAAACCGTACATTCGGTCGGCGGATTGACTAATTAATACAGTCTTATAGACGTCTGCCATAATCGATCTTGGAAGCTAAATAAATATGAGTATCGTCGATAACAAAAAAGCCTTCTTTGATTATTTTATCGAGGAGCGCTTTGAGGCGGGATTGGTTCTGGAGGGCTGGGAAGTCAAAGCTATCCGTGCTGGTCGCGTGCACATTAAAGAAGCGTATGTTGTCATACGCAAGGCGGAGCTTTTCCTGATCAGATGCCATATTACCCCCCTACTTTCCGCCTCTACTCACATTGCTCCTGACAGTGTTCGAACCCGCAAACTGCTTCTCAATGCCATTGAGGTTCGCACGCTGATTGGTAAAGTGGAACAAAAAGGCTACACCCTAGTCCCATTGAATCTGCATTTCTCCAAGGGAAATGTGAAATGCGAAATTAGTCTAGCTCGTGGCAAGAAACAGCATGACAAGCGCGCTGCCACCA contains:
- the guaA gene encoding glutamine-hydrolyzing GMP synthase → MHDKILILDFGSQVTQLIARRVRDARVYSEIHPYDCDPEFIRQFIQEQGGKGIILSGGPSSVTEAGSPRAPQIVFELGVPVLGICYGMQTMATQLGGAVASAESLGQAREFGYSEVRAHGHTNLLKRIQDFSTSEGHGILKVWMSHGDSVTAMPPSFKLMASTESCPIAGMADEERRFYAFQFHPEVTHTIQGTTILERFVHEICQCKPDWVMGDYIAEAVENIRKQVGNEEVIFGLSGGVDSSVAAALIHRAIGDQLTCVFVDHGLLRLNEGDMVMEMFARNLGVRVIRVDAKDVFMSKLAGVADPEAKRKIIGKEFVEIFQAESGKIKNAKWLAQGTIYPDVIESAGKGKKGARAIKSHHNVGGLPEDMHLKLLEPLRELFKDEVRELGVALGLPREMVYRHPFPGPGLGVRILGEVKAEFANLLHRADAIFIEELRNTIDEVSQKSWYDLTSQAFAVFLPVKSVGVMGDGRTYEYVIALRAVQTQDFMTAHWAHLPHELLGKVSNRIINEVRGINRVVYDISGKPPATIEWE
- the smpB gene encoding SsrA-binding protein SmpB; protein product: MSIVDNKKAFFDYFIEERFEAGLVLEGWEVKAIRAGRVHIKEAYVVIRKAELFLIRCHITPLLSASTHIAPDSVRTRKLLLNAIEVRTLIGKVEQKGYTLVPLNLHFSKGNVKCEISLARGKKQHDKRAATKEREWEVQKGRIARGDLNA
- the guaB gene encoding IMP dehydrogenase, with product MRLIQKALTFDDVLLVPAYSSVLPRDASLASKLTRDISLNTPLVSAAMDTVTEGRLAIAMASEGGIGIIHKNLKPAEQAREVAKVKRYESGVLRDPITIAPDVTVRQVIQLSREHGFSGFPVLVDKEVVGIITNRDLRFEENLDAPVKAKMIPRERLVTVKEGCSLDEAKRLMSQHRLERVLVVNDKFELRGLITVKDILKATEHPNACRDGEGKLRVGAAVGVGPDNDERIELLVRAGVDVIVVDTAHGHSQGVLDRVKWVKKNHPQVQVIGGNIATADAAKALTDHGADGVKVGIGPGSICTTRIVVGVGVPQITAIVNVATALKGTGIPLIADGGVRYSGDVAKALAAGASSVMMGGMFAGTEEAPGEVFLYQGRSYKSYRGMGSLGAMSDGSADRYFQSDIVANAEKLVPEGIEGQVPYKGSVLAILHQLTGGIRSSMGYLGCKTIAELHEKANFVEITSAGVLESHVHDVKITKEAPNYHRD
- a CDS encoding type II toxin-antitoxin system RatA family toxin, translating into MADVYKTVLISQSADRMYGLVTDVARYSEFLPWCGGVEIFEQTETVLDAKIKISFKGINQFFHTRNINHRPETIDMVFVDGPFKHFSGQWNFIPLREDVCKVEFKLHWEFKSVILDKIIGPVFGHIAGTFVDCFVKRAEKLYDQ
- a CDS encoding RnfH family protein yields the protein MTSSAIDIWICDARNGTPSLTPFTLDITRGESPTVGLALLKSGIAKSKDDPVLSRKGCFGVFGKRKDWDSPIYAGDRLELYSPLLIDPKAVRRKKANQSQDAKFQAAAAKRRARRL